A genomic stretch from Leptodactylus fuscus isolate aLepFus1 chromosome 10, aLepFus1.hap2, whole genome shotgun sequence includes:
- the LOC142183169 gene encoding uncharacterized protein LOC142183169, whose amino-acid sequence MTSAYFKSLDIGDQARYKEKLTIEGKEGPDPYDNRNKDKFVNDCTLWPTVQWPHLYDYLVKSPGPYTGESLKAFKSLEAFNYFQSGKIYKVLIHKPESSILYRIVLATVAPGQRNGNPYECWIVCHENGEVFSAHCQCIAGIGEVCSHIAAVLFAIEAAVTDGATSTSVTCNPCTWKTTGKKVVQSMRVIDINFCKPTRGRTYKKFSPLPVPVARGSPKKLLSMLMEANPNAKILRHFPTKTFDPQETDSASEDEIDESVLPMSLINLYNLQFKDLDDEGLENVLISVFDSLCISQKEADYLELASRKQNMSEVWRLNRKGRICASQFHRAMTFKESTSSTNLVRDIMGYTGGFQKSDAMVWGIENEGKAREKFIQEEQGKHQEFSCRKAGLVVNTKWPHLGASPDGFTECICCGKGIVEIKCPFTYKMSTIEEALEDPKFYLEKNKKLKPNHQYYTQVQGQLFLTRAKFCFFVVFIHDEVTYSKIYPDTKFWEEALKPKLDSFYIKYVLPEILTRRLDTDYIPDGGERLYFFMFNKFSCSNKGNKNSKVDRLFVPHVFVHEKSALTVLHPFLIVEIYLL is encoded by the exons ATGACAAGTGCTTATTTTAAAAGTTTGGATATCGGTGATCAAGCCCGATACAAGGAAAAATTGACAATAGAAGGAAAAGAAGGTCCGGATCCTTACGATAATCGAAACAAGGACAAGTTTGTCAATGATTGTACATTATGGCCGACTGTGCAATGGCCCCATCTATATGATTATTTGGTGAAGTCTCCAGGACCTTATACCGGAGAGAGTTTGAAGGCTTTCAAGTCTTTGGAAGCTTTTAATTATTTCCAAAGTGGCAAAATATATAAGGTTCTAATACATAAACCTGAAAGCTCTATACTATATCGTATTGTTTTAGCTACAGTAGCACCAGGACAACGAAATGGAAACCCATACGAATGTTGGATTGTTTGCCACGAAAATGGTGAAGTTTTTTCAGCCCACTGCCAATGTATAGCTGG AATTGGAGAAGTTTGTAGCCATATAGCTGCAGTTCTCTTCGCTATAGAAGCAGCTGTGACTGATGGAGCCACAAGTACATCTGTGACTTGTAACCCTTGTACGTGGAAGACTACAGGCAAGAAAGTGGTGCAAAGTATGAGAGTAATTGACATTAATTTCTGCAAGCCAACTAGAGGACGTACATATAAAAAGTTCTCTCCTTTACCTGTTCCTGTGGCTCGTGGTTCTCCTAAAAAACTTCTGAGCATGCTAATGGAGGCTAATCCAAATGCTAAAATTCTAAGGCATTTTCCCACCAAGACTTTCGACCCACAAGAAACTGACTCTGCATCTGAAGACGAAATAGATGAAAGCGTACTCCCCATGTCACTGATTAATCTTTATAACCTACAGTTTAAAGATCTTGATGATGAAGGCTTAGAAAATGTGTTAATATCCGTATTTGACAGTTTATGTATTTCACAAAAAGAGGCTGATTACCTAGAGCTTGCATCCCGAAAACAGAATATGAGTGAAGTATGGAGACTAAACAGAAAAGGACGAATATGTGCATCACAATTTCACAGGGCGATGACATTTAAAGAAAGTACAAGTTCCACTAATTTAGTAAGAGATATCATGGGCTATACAGGTGGTTTTCAGAAATCTGATGCAATGGTATGGGGAATTGAAAATGAGGGAAAAGCCAGAGAAAAATTTATTCAGGAAGAACAAGGGAAACACCAAGAGTTTTCATGCCGCAAAGCAGGATTGGTAGTTAACACAAAATGGCCACATCTGGGAGCCAGTCCTGATGGGTTCACAGAATGTATTTGCTGTGGGAAAGGAATTGTTGAGATTAAATGTCCCTTCACTTATAAGATGTCCACAATTGAAGAGGCATTAGAAGATCCAAAATTCtatctagaaaaaaataaaaagctaaaaCCTAATCACCAGTATTACACTCAAGTACAGGGTCAGCTGTTTTTAACAAGAGcaaaattttgtttttttgtagtgTTCATACATGATGAAGTGACATACAGTAAGATTTACCCAGACACAAAATTTTGGGAAGAGGCATTAAAACCGAAATTGGAtagtttttatataaaatatgtacTCCCAGAAATCCTAACGCGAAGGCTAGACACAGATTACATTCCAGATGGAGGAGAACGGTTGTACT TTTTCATGTTCAACAAGTTTTCATGTTCAAATAAAGGTAACAAaaacagtaagg TTGACCGATTATTCGTTCCACATGTATTCGTACACGAGAAATCTGCCTTGACAGTTCTACATCCTTTCTTGATAGTTGAAATTTACCTCTTGTGA